The proteins below are encoded in one region of Mesoplasma melaleucae:
- a CDS encoding L-threonylcarbamoyladenylate synthase, whose protein sequence is MLNSTQISKAILDLKNDEVIILPTDTIYGLSALWNKTNEVKINKLKNATNNKPLIVLISDIKQLDGMHIVENKAKDLLFEKLTTVIFKMNNDSQTIAVRLIEREDIKTIIDEVGPIFSTSVNKHGDKALNKKEELLNFNLNLNVYFDSEVTNTKPSKIYNSITDEWIR, encoded by the coding sequence ATGTTAAATAGTACTCAAATTTCCAAAGCTATATTAGATTTAAAAAATGATGAAGTAATTATTTTACCAACTGATACCATATATGGTTTATCAGCACTTTGAAATAAAACAAATGAAGTAAAAATAAATAAATTAAAGAATGCAACAAATAATAAACCACTAATAGTTTTGATAAGTGATATAAAGCAATTAGATGGTATGCATATTGTTGAAAACAAAGCAAAAGATTTATTATTTGAAAAGTTAACAACAGTGATTTTTAAAATGAATAATGATTCACAAACAATAGCAGTAAGATTAATTGAAAGAGAAGATATTAAAACAATTATTGATGAAGTTGGTCCAATATTTTCTACAAGTGTAAACAAACATGGTGATAAAGCATTAAACAAGAAAGAGGAATTATTAAATTTTAATTTAAACTTAAATGTTTATTTTGATAGCGAAGTTACAAATACAAAACCTTCAAAAATTTATAATTCAATTACAGACGAATGAATTCGATAA
- a CDS encoding Mbov_0401 family ICE element transposase-like protein, whose protein sequence is MKVINQIEVFDELKDLHLNLLIENMLEKIQELDLEIKNSDWRKAEGYYVNGYSKRTIIFSEGVMTLKRTKYKIWNSIEKKWNTKHLVDDYIQLEKYQRISYEYIDKILNQVSDGIKYKDIINCYPKARIDKSTISRIIKKMDIENLSEISSDLDYEISSDADKYDYVYVSTDDAFLKLKEFDKEEAKMKAKKHRVRLAVLYLGVSDKKNDRNSKLVHKRIIYQIDKQKTRLPSSAKFAELVKEKIKEFYDDKERQIIVCGDKHDYIKKVADELNAKIVLDFFHLKAKIRRGLPFTKWNNPAGLNQLCNLIMEDIKTYPFVAIDKLKILTHSANDNKKVLLKEAIRYIKNNLDGIFAYQEDWYNGCYTESNVYHFIKSISNGKSYAVKTFKNLIALRAGRINCLNAFEIWKHEKNIKIELNAFENKHHQWRMLRNKDFRNAARNGHIASINSKFSRYIDIFKQYKMYK, encoded by the coding sequence ATGAAAGTAATAAATCAAATCGAAGTTTTTGATGAGTTAAAAGACTTACATTTAAATTTATTAATTGAAAATATGCTTGAGAAAATCCAAGAATTAGATTTAGAAATTAAAAATAGTGATTGGCGTAAAGCAGAAGGCTATTATGTTAATGGTTACTCAAAAAGAACTATTATATTTAGCGAAGGTGTTATGACTTTGAAAAGAACAAAATATAAAATATGAAATTCAATTGAAAAAAAATGAAACACTAAACATTTAGTGGATGATTATATTCAATTAGAAAAATATCAAAGAATCAGTTATGAATACATTGATAAAATTCTTAACCAAGTTTCAGACGGAATTAAATACAAAGATATAATAAATTGTTATCCTAAAGCGAGAATTGATAAATCAACAATATCAAGAATTATTAAGAAAATGGATATTGAAAATTTAAGTGAAATTTCATCTGATTTAGATTATGAAATATCAAGTGATGCAGATAAATATGATTATGTTTATGTTTCTACAGATGATGCATTCTTAAAACTAAAGGAATTTGATAAAGAAGAAGCAAAAATGAAAGCAAAAAAACATAGAGTTAGATTAGCTGTTCTTTATTTAGGAGTTTCAGATAAAAAAAATGATCGCAATTCTAAGTTAGTTCATAAAAGAATTATTTACCAAATTGATAAACAAAAAACTAGATTACCTTCATCAGCAAAGTTTGCAGAACTTGTTAAAGAAAAAATTAAAGAATTCTATGATGACAAGGAAAGACAGATTATAGTTTGTGGTGATAAGCATGACTACATAAAAAAAGTTGCAGATGAATTAAACGCTAAAATAGTTTTAGACTTTTTTCACTTAAAAGCAAAAATAAGAAGAGGTCTTCCTTTTACTAAATGAAATAATCCAGCTGGACTAAATCAATTATGTAACCTAATAATGGAAGATATAAAAACCTATCCATTTGTAGCTATAGATAAATTAAAAATTTTAACCCACAGCGCAAACGATAATAAAAAAGTTTTATTAAAAGAAGCTATTCGATATATTAAAAATAATTTAGATGGTATATTTGCTTATCAAGAAGACTGATACAATGGATGTTACACTGAGTCTAACGTTTATCATTTTATTAAATCAATAAGTAATGGAAAATCTTATGCAGTAAAAACATTTAAGAACTTGATCGCGTTAAGGGCAGGTAGAATAAATTGTTTAAATGCATTTGAAATATGAAAACATGAAAAAAACATAAAAATTGAACTAAATGCCTTTGAAAATAAACATCATCAATGAAGAATGCTAAGAAACAAAGATTTTAGAAATGCTGCAAGAAATGGTCATATAGCGTCTATAAATAGCAAATTTTCTAGATACATTGATATTTTTAAACAATATAAAATGTACAAATAA
- a CDS encoding thymidine kinase, giving the protein MIPNRDTIEQKQLGWVELITGCMFAGKTEEFIKRLRRHAVAKRNLIAFKAAVDTRYAKNEVVSHSGTLLPSVPVSSTAELKKHLEAKILEKKVDVVGIDEVQFFDEEIVGYIEELADRGIIVIVTGLDKDFRNQPFKNVDRILPLAEMVDKLTAICQKCGNFANRTQRIIDGKPAEWNSPLILVDGNDSYEARCRNCYEIVKE; this is encoded by the coding sequence ATGATACCAAATAGAGATACAATAGAACAAAAACAATTAGGTTGAGTTGAATTAATTACAGGTTGTATGTTTGCTGGTAAAACTGAAGAATTTATTAAAAGATTACGTAGACATGCTGTTGCAAAAAGAAATCTAATTGCTTTTAAAGCAGCTGTTGATACAAGATACGCAAAAAATGAAGTAGTATCACACTCAGGAACACTTTTACCATCAGTACCAGTTAGTTCAACTGCAGAATTGAAAAAACATTTAGAAGCAAAAATCTTAGAAAAAAAAGTTGATGTTGTTGGAATTGACGAAGTTCAATTTTTTGATGAAGAAATTGTTGGTTACATTGAAGAACTTGCAGATCGTGGAATTATTGTAATTGTAACTGGACTTGATAAAGATTTTAGAAATCAACCATTTAAAAATGTTGATAGAATCTTACCACTAGCTGAAATGGTTGATAAATTAACTGCTATTTGTCAAAAATGTGGTAATTTTGCTAACAGAACTCAAAGAATCATTGATGGTAAACCAGCTGAATGAAATTCTCCATTAATTTTAGTTGATGGTAATGATAGTTATGAAGCTAGATGTAGAAATTGTTATGAAATAGTAAAGGAGTAA
- a CDS encoding ParA family protein codes for MTSYKKNLINNNKGGVGKTLITANFAVYLAKKAKKFC; via the coding sequence ATGACTAGCTACAAAAAAAATCTGATTAATAACAATAAAGGCGGGGTTGGAAAAACACTTATAACAGCAAATTTTGCCGTTTATTTAGCAAAAAAGGCAAAAAAATTCTGTTAA
- the rpsL gene encoding 30S ribosomal protein S12, giving the protein MPTINQLVKTNRKAKTWKTKAPALNRGVNSLKKKVTKASAPQKRGVCTRVATMTPKKPNSALRKYARVRLTNGMEVNAYIPGEGHNLQEHSVVLIRGGRVKDLPGVRYHIIRGTLDTQAVNNRKQSRSLYGAKRPKK; this is encoded by the coding sequence ATGCCAACAATCAATCAATTAGTTAAAACAAACCGTAAAGCTAAAACTTGAAAAACAAAAGCTCCTGCTTTAAATAGAGGGGTAAACTCATTGAAAAAGAAAGTAACTAAAGCATCAGCACCTCAAAAAAGAGGAGTATGTACTCGTGTTGCTACAATGACACCTAAAAAACCCAACTCTGCGTTACGTAAATACGCTCGTGTTAGATTAACAAACGGAATGGAAGTTAATGCATACATCCCAGGAGAAGGACACAACTTACAAGAACACTCAGTTGTTTTAATTCGTGGGGGTCGTGTAAAAGACTTACCAGGGGTACGTTACCATATTATTCGTGGAACATTAGATACTCAAGCAGTTAACAATCGTAAACAATCTCGTTCATTATACGGGGCAAAAAGACCTAAAAAATAG
- the rpsG gene encoding 30S ribosomal protein S7: MRKNRAEKRDVLADPIYNSKLVTRAINKIMLDGKRGTAQTIIYDAFDIIKEKTGEEPIEVFNKAIENIKPHLELKVRRIGGANYQVPVEISDERQITLALRWLINYARLRNEKVMTVKLANEIIDASNNMGGSVKKREDTHKMAEANKAFAHYRW, from the coding sequence ATGCGTAAGAATAGAGCAGAAAAAAGAGATGTTTTAGCAGATCCAATTTATAACTCAAAATTAGTTACTCGTGCAATCAACAAAATTATGTTAGATGGTAAGAGAGGAACAGCTCAAACAATTATTTATGATGCATTTGACATTATCAAAGAAAAAACTGGTGAAGAACCAATTGAAGTATTTAACAAAGCAATAGAAAACATAAAACCACACTTAGAATTAAAAGTTCGTCGTATTGGGGGAGCAAACTACCAAGTTCCTGTTGAAATTTCTGATGAAAGACAAATTACTTTAGCTTTACGTTGATTAATTAACTATGCAAGATTAAGAAATGAAAAAGTTATGACTGTTAAGTTAGCAAATGAAATTATTGATGCATCAAACAACATGGGTGGATCAGTTAAAAAACGTGAAGATACACACAAAATGGCAGAAGCAAATAAAGCATTCGCACATTACCGTTGATAA
- the tuf gene encoding elongation factor Tu, whose protein sequence is MAKEAFDRSLPHVNIGTIGHVDHGKTTLTAAITKVLADKGGAEFKDYANIDNAPEERERGITINTSHVEYKTDKRHYAHVDCPGHADYVKNMITGAAQMDGAILVVAATDGPMPQTREHILLSRQVGVPKIVVFLNKCDMVDDEEMIDLVEMEVRDLLSTYDFDGDGAPVIRGSALGALNGDAKWVSAIEELMNAVDEYIPTPTRDSDKTFLMPVEDVFTITGRGTVATGRVERGTIKVNEEVEIVGLVEAAHKCVVTGLEMFRKLLDFAEAGDNVGALLRGVDRDGIERGQVLAKPGTIKPHTKLQASVYALTTEEGGRHKPFFNKYRPQFYFRTTDVTGEVTLPAGTDMVMPGDNVEMTIELIKPIAVEDGTKFSIREGGRTIGAGTVISVQ, encoded by the coding sequence ATGGCAAAAGAAGCTTTTGATCGTAGTTTACCTCACGTTAACATTGGTACTATTGGACACGTTGACCACGGTAAAACTACATTAACTGCTGCTATTACTAAAGTTTTAGCAGATAAAGGTGGAGCAGAATTTAAAGATTACGCAAATATCGATAACGCTCCAGAAGAAAGAGAACGTGGAATTACAATTAATACTTCACACGTTGAATATAAAACAGATAAAAGACACTACGCACACGTAGACTGTCCAGGACACGCCGATTATGTTAAAAACATGATTACTGGTGCTGCTCAAATGGATGGAGCTATCTTAGTTGTTGCTGCAACTGATGGACCAATGCCTCAGACACGTGAACACATCTTATTATCAAGACAAGTTGGAGTTCCAAAAATTGTTGTTTTCTTAAACAAATGTGACATGGTTGATGACGAAGAAATGATCGACTTAGTTGAAATGGAAGTTAGAGATTTATTATCTACTTACGACTTCGATGGAGACGGAGCACCAGTTATTCGTGGATCAGCTTTAGGAGCATTAAACGGAGACGCAAAATGAGTTTCAGCTATTGAAGAATTAATGAACGCAGTTGATGAATACATTCCAACTCCAACTCGTGATTCAGATAAAACATTCTTAATGCCTGTTGAAGATGTTTTCACAATTACAGGACGTGGAACTGTTGCTACAGGACGTGTTGAACGTGGAACAATTAAAGTTAACGAAGAAGTTGAAATCGTTGGATTAGTTGAAGCAGCACACAAATGTGTTGTTACTGGATTAGAAATGTTCAGAAAATTATTAGACTTTGCTGAAGCTGGAGACAACGTAGGAGCATTATTACGTGGTGTTGACAGAGATGGTATTGAACGTGGACAAGTTTTAGCTAAACCTGGAACTATTAAACCTCATACTAAATTACAAGCTTCAGTTTATGCATTAACTACTGAAGAAGGTGGACGTCATAAACCATTCTTTAACAAATACCGTCCTCAATTCTACTTCCGTACAACTGATGTTACTGGAGAAGTAACTTTACCAGCTGGTACAGACATGGTTATGCCTGGAGATAACGTTGAAATGACAATTGAATTAATTAAACCAATTGCTGTTGAAGATGGAACAAAATTCTCAATCCGTGAAGGTGGAAGAACTATTGGTGCCGGAACTGTTATCTCAGTTCAATAA
- the cls gene encoding cardiolipin synthase — protein MKKPFIATASLIAIYSIGAILYVAINLSLNNFISNPLPFIFFISITHLASIVWAIIVLCNKKRRIETRIRWALFISLIPFFGIVAYAFLVRVYKYKRNANYLYNKDTVSVLQNKTQFNLKLIEKENPEFKRSFMMTYEKQRESIYSNTDIQYLESANTYFMNLLNDINNAKDYILINCYIIADGEFLEKLTELLIRKMEEGIRVYIIYDFLGCYGRFRKNKKRLISEGANLLAYSPIYFPFVKWNANYRDHRKDISIDGKIGYIGGINLADEYISKSCDFGLWNDAAIRLVGEAVQEIELIFKKDWNFYIGKKHKKIEKLEPTVGVETGNRVVSSDFIQIVSDGPNHQSPICLELLLNLIHSAQNRIWLKSPYFIPPPEIINALCNAASTGLDVRILLPGKSDKFLLLEVSKHWTKKMFEHGVKIYSMHNTFIHEKSYVFDNAISFTGSSNLDYRALFSDQQTMALIKSQKTNYEISKKMISDMKYSLEYKFVPNKDLPWAKRMVVKAYNVMAPLL, from the coding sequence ATGAAAAAACCCTTTATTGCAACTGCCTCTTTAATAGCGATTTATAGTATTGGTGCAATTTTATATGTAGCAATTAACCTTTCACTAAATAATTTTATTTCTAACCCATTACCTTTCATCTTTTTTATTTCAATAACTCACTTAGCTTCAATTGTCTGAGCAATAATAGTGCTTTGTAATAAAAAAAGAAGAATTGAAACAAGAATAAGATGAGCACTTTTTATATCACTTATTCCATTCTTCGGAATTGTTGCTTATGCCTTTTTAGTAAGAGTTTATAAATATAAAAGAAACGCAAATTATCTTTATAATAAAGACACAGTAAGTGTATTACAAAATAAAACTCAATTTAATTTAAAATTAATTGAAAAAGAAAACCCTGAATTTAAAAGATCATTTATGATGACTTATGAAAAACAAAGAGAAAGTATTTATTCTAATACAGATATTCAATATTTAGAATCAGCAAATACTTATTTTATGAATTTATTAAATGATATTAATAATGCAAAAGATTATATTTTAATTAATTGTTATATTATTGCTGATGGTGAATTTTTAGAAAAGCTAACAGAACTTTTAATCAGAAAAATGGAAGAAGGCATAAGAGTTTATATTATTTATGACTTTTTAGGATGTTATGGAAGATTTAGAAAAAATAAAAAAAGATTAATTTCTGAAGGTGCAAACTTATTAGCTTATTCACCAATTTATTTTCCTTTCGTTAAATGAAATGCAAATTATCGAGATCATAGAAAAGATATATCAATAGATGGAAAAATTGGCTATATTGGTGGAATTAATCTTGCTGATGAATATATTAGTAAAAGCTGTGACTTTGGTTTATGAAATGATGCAGCAATAAGACTTGTTGGAGAAGCAGTTCAAGAAATTGAATTAATCTTTAAAAAAGACTGAAACTTCTATATTGGTAAAAAACATAAAAAAATTGAAAAACTTGAACCTACAGTTGGTGTTGAAACAGGAAACAGAGTTGTATCAAGTGATTTTATTCAAATTGTTTCTGATGGACCTAATCACCAAAGTCCTATATGTTTAGAATTGCTATTGAATTTAATTCACTCAGCGCAAAATAGAATTTGACTTAAATCACCATACTTTATACCACCACCAGAAATTATAAATGCATTATGTAACGCTGCTTCAACAGGACTTGATGTTAGAATTCTGTTACCAGGAAAATCAGATAAGTTTTTATTATTAGAAGTTTCAAAACATTGAACTAAAAAAATGTTTGAACATGGCGTAAAAATTTATTCTATGCACAATACCTTTATTCATGAAAAATCTTATGTCTTTGATAACGCAATATCATTTACAGGTAGTTCTAATTTAGATTATCGAGCATTGTTCTCTGATCAACAAACTATGGCATTAATTAAATCTCAAAAAACAAATTATGAAATCTCTAAAAAAATGATTTCTGACATGAAATATTCATTAGAGTATAAGTTTGTACCAAATAAAGATTTACCATGAGCAAAAAGAATGGTTGTTAAAGCTTATAACGTGATGGCACCGTTATTATAA
- a CDS encoding HU family DNA-binding protein, translating to MNKKELIELIVQEHNLSKKWVKEIVDNIFNEIINALNDVKKVNINEFGISY from the coding sequence ATGAATAAAAAAGAATTAATTGAATTAATTGTGCAAGAACATAATTTGAGTAAAAAATGAGTAAAAGAAATAGTTGATAATATTTTTAATGAAATAATTAATGCATTAAACGATGTTAAAAAAGTAAATATTAATGAATTTGGAATCTCTTATTAA
- the fusA gene encoding elongation factor G has product MPREFSLENTRNLGIMAHIDAGKTTTTERILFHTGKIHKIGETHEGASQMDWMAQEQERGITITSAATTAFWKNNRFNIIDTPGHVDFTVEVERSLRVLDGAVAVLDGQSGVEPQTETVWRQATTYRVPRIVFVNKMDKTGADFVYSVKSIGDRLGAKAAPIQLPIGAEDNFTGLIDLVEMKAYEFDGKAEEIAKEIEIPADLKDQAETLRSELIEAAIEYDEKLMMKFLDGEEITISELKQAIRKGVIGAEFFPVLAGSAFKNKGVKLLLDAVVDYLPSPLDVPSIKGILPNGEEAERHADDKEPFSALAFKVMSDPFVGKLTFFRVYSGILTKGSYVLNSTKGEKERVGRILQMHANNRNEIEEVYAGDIAAAVGLKNTTTGDTLVDEKHEIILESMVFPEPVIQLALEPKTKADQEKMGLALSKLAEEDPTFRTYTDEETGQTIIAGMGELHLDIIVDRMKREFKVETNVGAPQVSYRETIKLPAKAEGKYVKQSGGRGSYGHVVIEFEPNADKGFEWVDKITGGRVSKEYINASRVGLENALQNGVVAGYPMIDVKATIVDGSMHDVDSNEMAYKIAASFALKEACKKMNPVILEPIMNVEVTVPDEYYGDVMGNISSKRGLIEGSEQRGNAQTIKSKVPLTEMFGYATELRSFTQGRGNYTMIFSHYAEAPRSIAEEIIKKSGK; this is encoded by the coding sequence ATGCCAAGAGAATTTAGTTTAGAAAATACTCGTAACCTTGGAATTATGGCTCACATTGATGCAGGTAAAACTACAACAACTGAACGTATTTTATTCCATACAGGTAAAATTCATAAAATTGGTGAAACTCATGAAGGAGCTTCACAAATGGACTGAATGGCACAAGAACAAGAACGTGGTATTACAATTACTTCAGCTGCAACTACTGCATTCTGAAAAAATAACCGTTTTAACATAATCGATACTCCAGGTCACGTGGACTTCACTGTTGAAGTTGAACGTTCATTACGTGTACTTGATGGTGCTGTTGCAGTTCTTGATGGACAATCAGGAGTTGAACCTCAAACTGAAACTGTTTGAAGACAAGCAACTACATATAGAGTTCCTCGTATTGTTTTTGTTAACAAAATGGATAAAACTGGTGCAGACTTTGTGTACTCAGTTAAATCAATCGGGGACCGTTTAGGAGCAAAAGCTGCTCCAATTCAATTACCAATCGGTGCTGAAGATAACTTCACAGGACTAATTGATTTAGTTGAAATGAAAGCCTACGAATTTGATGGAAAAGCTGAAGAAATTGCTAAAGAAATTGAAATTCCTGCAGATTTAAAAGATCAAGCAGAAACTTTAAGAAGTGAATTAATTGAAGCTGCTATTGAATATGATGAAAAATTAATGATGAAATTCTTAGATGGTGAAGAAATCACTATTTCTGAATTAAAACAAGCAATCCGTAAAGGGGTTATTGGTGCAGAATTCTTTCCAGTATTAGCTGGATCAGCTTTCAAAAACAAAGGTGTTAAATTATTATTAGATGCAGTTGTTGATTACTTACCATCACCATTAGATGTTCCTTCAATTAAAGGGATTTTACCAAACGGTGAAGAAGCAGAAAGACATGCAGATGATAAAGAACCATTCTCAGCTTTAGCTTTCAAAGTTATGAGTGACCCATTTGTTGGTAAATTAACTTTCTTTAGAGTTTACTCAGGTATCCTTACAAAAGGAAGTTATGTATTAAACTCAACAAAAGGTGAAAAAGAACGTGTAGGACGTATTTTACAAATGCACGCAAACAACCGTAACGAAATCGAAGAAGTTTATGCTGGAGATATCGCAGCTGCTGTTGGATTAAAAAATACAACAACAGGTGATACTTTAGTAGATGAAAAACATGAAATCATTTTAGAATCAATGGTTTTTCCAGAACCAGTTATTCAATTAGCTTTAGAACCAAAAACAAAAGCTGACCAAGAAAAAATGGGATTAGCATTATCAAAATTAGCAGAAGAAGATCCAACTTTCAGAACATATACTGATGAAGAAACTGGACAAACAATTATTGCTGGTATGGGTGAATTACACTTAGATATTATTGTTGACCGTATGAAACGTGAATTCAAAGTTGAAACAAACGTTGGAGCACCTCAAGTGTCATACCGTGAAACAATTAAATTACCTGCAAAAGCTGAAGGTAAATATGTTAAACAATCAGGAGGGCGTGGATCATATGGTCACGTTGTTATTGAATTCGAACCTAACGCAGACAAAGGATTTGAATGAGTTGACAAAATTACTGGAGGACGTGTTTCTAAAGAATACATCAACGCTTCACGTGTTGGATTAGAAAACGCATTACAAAACGGAGTAGTTGCTGGATACCCAATGATCGATGTTAAAGCAACAATTGTTGATGGATCAATGCACGACGTTGACTCAAACGAAATGGCTTATAAAATTGCAGCATCATTTGCTTTAAAAGAAGCATGTAAAAAAATGAACCCAGTTATTTTAGAACCAATCATGAACGTTGAAGTAACTGTTCCAGATGAATACTATGGAGATGTAATGGGTAACATTTCATCAAAACGTGGATTAATTGAAGGATCAGAACAAAGAGGAAACGCACAAACAATTAAATCAAAAGTTCCTCTAACAGAAATGTTTGGATATGCAACAGAATTAAGATCGTTCACACAAGGACGTGGAAACTATACAATGATTTTCAGTCATTATGCTGAAGCACCTAGATCTATTGCAGAAGAAATTATCAAAAAATCAGGTAAGTAA
- the prfA gene encoding peptide chain release factor 1: MNPKTYEALETMQKRVEQIDKDLQSEEIVADVKKMLELNKEHANLIEVVEKFIEYKTVIKAIADAKEILGNEKDAEMIELAKMELSENEDAIEPIVKVIEELLLPKDPNDDKNVIVEIRGAAGGDEANIFAGDLLRMYKLYAEGQNWKITMLDTSPSEAGGFSQVSFMVKGDRVYSKLKFESGAHRVQRVPKTEAKGRIQTSTATVVVLPEMSDVEIEIKNSDLRIDTYRSSGAGGQHVNTTDSAVRITHIPTGVVAASQDGRSQHDNKDIAMTMLRARIYEAEFEKQQAEADATRKNAVGTGARSEKIRTYNYPQNRVTDHRVGLTLNKLDQVMEGKIDDFIIELVNDEQKQKVAAQIQSDEK, encoded by the coding sequence ATGAATCCAAAAACTTATGAAGCATTAGAAACTATGCAAAAAAGGGTTGAACAAATCGATAAAGATTTACAATCTGAAGAAATTGTTGCTGATGTTAAAAAAATGCTAGAACTTAATAAAGAACACGCCAATTTAATTGAAGTTGTTGAAAAATTTATTGAGTATAAAACTGTAATTAAGGCAATAGCAGATGCAAAAGAAATCTTAGGTAATGAAAAAGACGCTGAAATGATTGAACTTGCTAAAATGGAATTATCAGAAAATGAAGATGCCATTGAACCAATTGTTAAAGTTATTGAAGAATTACTTTTACCAAAAGATCCTAATGATGATAAAAACGTTATTGTTGAAATTCGTGGAGCTGCTGGTGGGGATGAAGCAAATATTTTTGCAGGTGACTTATTAAGAATGTATAAATTATATGCAGAAGGTCAAAACTGAAAAATTACTATGCTTGATACAAGCCCATCTGAAGCGGGTGGATTCTCACAAGTTTCATTTATGGTTAAAGGTGATCGAGTTTATTCTAAACTTAAATTCGAATCAGGAGCACACCGTGTTCAAAGAGTACCCAAAACAGAAGCTAAAGGAAGAATTCAAACATCAACTGCAACAGTAGTTGTTTTACCTGAAATGAGTGATGTAGAAATCGAAATCAAAAATAGTGATTTAAGAATCGATACATACCGTTCATCAGGCGCTGGTGGACAACACGTTAATACAACTGATTCTGCTGTGCGTATTACTCATATTCCTACTGGAGTTGTAGCTGCTTCTCAAGATGGAAGAAGTCAACATGATAACAAAGATATTGCGATGACAATGTTAAGAGCAAGAATTTATGAAGCAGAATTTGAAAAACAACAAGCTGAAGCAGATGCAACACGTAAAAACGCTGTTGGTACTGGAGCTAGAAGTGAAAAGATAAGAACTTATAACTATCCACAAAATCGTGTAACTGATCATAGAGTAGGTTTAACATTAAACAAACTTGATCAAGTAATGGAAGGCAAAATTGATGATTTTATCATTGAACTTGTTAATGATGAACAAAAACAAAAAGTAGCAGCTCAAATTCAAAGCGATGAAAAATAA
- the prmC gene encoding peptide chain release factor N(5)-glutamine methyltransferase, protein MKNKIIDVLNKLLQNEKLGRSDAIEIISYVTKIEYNEVIINQNNFLSKKVVKHIFKILKSLAKGKPLAYILGYKIFRGHKIIVNKNTLIPRMETEQILDYVNDFIKTNNKNKLNALDLCTGSGCLGISMFLENKQSINKIVISDISKKALKVAKQNVEMHDATSNIELFQSDFLTNILNDKNKFNILVCNPPYIDKNDLNIDDSTLKYEPKLALFAEDNGLFYYKEVIKNINRIMAIKEQFIIVFEIGWKQKDGLETYLNNEIGLKYKWKFTKDYFNNWRNLIIFNKEI, encoded by the coding sequence ATGAAAAATAAAATTATTGATGTTTTAAATAAACTTTTACAGAATGAAAAATTAGGTAGATCAGATGCAATAGAAATCATTTCATATGTAACTAAAATTGAATATAATGAAGTGATTATTAATCAAAACAATTTTTTATCTAAAAAAGTAGTAAAACACATATTTAAAATTTTAAAAAGTCTAGCTAAAGGGAAACCTTTAGCTTATATTTTAGGCTATAAAATTTTTAGAGGTCATAAAATTATTGTAAATAAAAACACTTTAATACCCAGAATGGAAACTGAGCAAATACTTGATTATGTTAATGATTTTATAAAAACAAATAATAAAAATAAATTAAATGCACTTGATCTATGTACTGGGTCAGGTTGTTTGGGAATATCAATGTTTTTAGAAAATAAACAAAGTATTAATAAAATAGTTATTAGTGATATTTCTAAAAAAGCTTTAAAAGTTGCAAAGCAAAATGTTGAAATGCATGATGCAACAAGCAATATTGAATTATTTCAAAGTGATTTTTTAACTAATATTTTAAATGATAAAAACAAATTTAATATTTTAGTTTGTAATCCGCCATATATTGATAAAAACGATTTAAATATTGATGATTCAACTTTAAAATATGAACCAAAACTAGCATTATTTGCAGAAGATAATGGTTTGTTTTATTACAAAGAAGTTATTAAAAATATTAATCGGATAATGGCAATTAAAGAACAGTTTATTATTGTTTTTGAGATTGGATGAAAGCAAAAAGATGGATTAGAAACTTATTTAAATAATGAAATAGGTTTAAAATATAAATGAAAGTTCACAAAAGATTATTTTAATAATTGAAGAAACTTAATAATATTTAACAAGGAGATATAG